A stretch of the Methanobacterium veterum genome encodes the following:
- a CDS encoding helix-turn-helix transcriptional regulator: protein MNINDILNYYEDVKEDLKFQGISSVRIKIMISLYEGPKKTKDLRELTGIPASTLLHGINELEKQKLISRKGDDFFLSEIGFISTLKLVDSIKTRVLFKNTKKLWLNHDIESIPQNLLMKIGDLSSSNLIENEPEDMFQSHRTYLQIVSNSKEIKGVSPISYPDYTETFVKLIKENVDVELILTEEILAKTISSLNSEDLIEFKRVLSKNKLKIWEIKEDIKIVFTVTDNSMILGLFSADGIYDPNLILVSDHKDAITWGNKLFDYHRKKSQKINMDYFKQFS from the coding sequence ATGAATATAAATGATATTTTAAATTATTACGAAGATGTTAAAGAAGATTTAAAATTCCAAGGCATATCAAGTGTTCGAATAAAGATCATGATAAGCTTGTATGAAGGACCAAAGAAAACTAAAGATCTAAGAGAATTAACTGGAATACCCGCATCCACATTATTACATGGAATCAACGAACTTGAAAAACAAAAATTAATTTCAAGAAAAGGAGATGACTTCTTTTTATCCGAAATAGGGTTTATATCAACGCTTAAATTAGTAGATTCAATTAAAACACGAGTATTATTTAAAAATACTAAGAAATTATGGCTTAATCATGATATAGAATCTATTCCCCAAAATTTACTGATGAAAATCGGAGACTTAAGCAGTTCTAATCTTATTGAAAATGAACCTGAGGATATGTTCCAGTCACATAGAACATACCTTCAAATAGTGTCAAATTCTAAAGAAATAAAAGGTGTTTCGCCTATATCTTACCCAGATTACACGGAAACTTTTGTAAAACTAATCAAAGAGAATGTTGACGTTGAATTAATATTAACTGAAGAGATACTTGCAAAAACAATTAGTTCGCTCAATTCAGAAGACCTCATTGAATTTAAAAGAGTACTCTCCAAAAATAAGCTTAAAATATGGGAAATAAAAGAAGATATTAAAATTGTATTTACAGTTACAGATAATTCCATGATATTAGGGTTGTTCTCAGCAGATGGAATATATGACCCAAATTTGATTTTAGTAAGTGATCATAAAGATGCAATTACATGGGGAAATAAACTGTTTGATTACCACAGGAAAAAATCTCAAAAAATTAACATGGACTATTTTAAACAATTCTCATGA
- a CDS encoding helix-turn-helix transcriptional regulator — translation MHITDILNFYEEVKDDIKSQSTSSVRTKIMISLSEGPKKTKDLRELTGIPASTILHGINELEKQELVIKEGDNFFLSEIGKIMALKLIDTIRASVSLKKLQRLLFNHEIRDIPHDLLMDIGHLSNSQLIEADNIDIFKVHGTHLEIVLDSKKIRGISPIFYPNYPETFKKIIESDIKVELILTSDVLKKTMQSTDSGEKDLKKLIEKGNLTLWTLDKDIKVAFTVTDKFMTMGFFSVNGMYDPTRNLVSNDSDALSWGNRLFEYYCRQADKINFEK, via the coding sequence ATGCATATAACAGATATTTTAAATTTCTATGAAGAAGTGAAAGACGATATAAAATCTCAAAGTACCTCCAGTGTCAGAACAAAGATCATGATAAGTCTAAGTGAAGGACCAAAGAAAACTAAAGATCTAAGAGAATTAACTGGAATACCCGCATCCACTATATTACATGGAATCAATGAACTTGAAAAACAAGAATTAGTTATAAAAGAAGGAGATAACTTTTTTCTATCAGAAATAGGAAAAATAATGGCTTTAAAATTAATAGATACTATTAGAGCATCTGTTTCACTTAAAAAACTCCAGAGATTATTATTTAATCATGAAATAAGAGATATTCCTCACGATTTACTCATGGATATAGGTCATCTAAGCAACTCCCAGCTTATTGAAGCAGATAATATAGATATTTTCAAGGTGCATGGAACACATCTAGAAATTGTATTAGACTCTAAAAAGATAAGGGGCATTTCTCCAATATTTTATCCAAATTATCCTGAAACTTTTAAAAAGATTATAGAAAGCGACATTAAAGTTGAACTTATATTAACAAGCGATGTGCTGAAAAAAACCATGCAATCAACAGATAGCGGAGAAAAAGACCTAAAAAAATTAATTGAAAAAGGAAATTTAACGCTATGGACACTGGATAAAGATATTAAAGTTGCATTTACAGTTACAGATAAATTTATGACAATGGGATTTTTTTCAGTGAATGGAATGTACGACCCTACTCGAAATCTGGTAAGTAATGACAGCGATGCGCTTTCCTGGGGTAACAGATTATTTGAATACTACTGCAGGCAGGCAGATAAAATAAATTTTGAAAAGTAA
- a CDS encoding UbiA family prenyltransferase, with amino-acid sequence MQQVDKIKYWNDVINSFVNTSYKKIENFVSFLLKSTLSTAIFGSLRAYYPFLLFGAVINWNIFLATFLVIFAVYCMNNLTDKEEDEVNSPEKASFVNSNEKTLTFAVGSSYIMAIILGFLDSFYTVLILLVPLFAGVIYSIKVSSKLPRLKDIFAVKNIIIAISWALATTLIPAIHTPNVSWVFIISVIYFFFVKSFVNSVVCDIRDIEGDTANGIITIPVGIGKEKTKKILSALTFSIMPVISILLFYGLSLGYFITMAFSMINSYWHINYVCNAEEVSKYMSLLVHGEWIFVLVLCYIITLV; translated from the coding sequence ATGCAACAAGTCGACAAAATAAAATACTGGAATGATGTAATAAATAGTTTTGTAAATACGAGCTATAAAAAAATAGAAAACTTCGTATCTTTTCTACTGAAAAGTACGTTATCTACAGCAATATTTGGCTCTTTAAGGGCATATTACCCCTTTTTGTTATTTGGGGCAGTTATAAACTGGAATATATTTCTAGCCACATTTCTTGTGATTTTTGCAGTATACTGCATGAATAATTTAACAGATAAAGAAGAAGACGAAGTCAATTCACCGGAAAAAGCCAGCTTCGTTAACAGTAATGAAAAAACACTCACTTTTGCCGTGGGTTCTTCCTATATTATGGCAATAATATTAGGATTTTTAGATAGTTTTTATACTGTTCTTATTCTATTAGTTCCACTTTTTGCCGGAGTTATATACAGTATTAAAGTTTCTTCTAAATTACCTCGTCTAAAAGACATATTTGCAGTTAAAAATATAATCATTGCTATAAGCTGGGCACTGGCAACTACATTAATTCCTGCAATCCATACACCTAACGTCTCATGGGTATTTATAATCTCAGTAATCTACTTTTTCTTTGTAAAAAGTTTCGTAAATTCAGTTGTATGCGACATAAGAGACATAGAAGGAGACACAGCAAACGGCATAATAACTATCCCAGTTGGAATTGGAAAAGAAAAAACAAAAAAAATACTCTCAGCACTTACCTTTTCCATCATGCCTGTAATTTCAATATTACTGTTTTACGGGCTGTCTCTCGGATACTTCATAACCATGGCCTTTTCCATGATTAACAGCTACTGGCATATAAATTATGTCTGCAATGCAGAAGAAGTCAGCAAATATATGTCCCTTCTGGTACATGGAGAATGGATTTTCGTGCTAGTGCTATGCTACATTATCACACTAGTATAA
- the glyS gene encoding glycine--tRNA ligase, translated as MKHDKVMNIAKKRGFLWSSFEIYAGVAGFYDYGPLGAILKNSIINKWREYYIVREGFYEIESPTVMPEEALKASGHVDNFTDPMTECKECLEVYRADHIIEEVIDKDVEGLNNEELTQMIADEEIGCPKCGSQLSRVWNYNLMFQTLIGAKGKKTGYMRPETAQGIFIPFKRLLRFFRGKLPFGVVQIGKAYRNEISPRQGVIRLREFTQAEAEIFVDPRDKTHRKFHEIKDSMLKLYPAEIQMNEGEPIEVSVEEALSKKIVSSQMLVYQLYLASEFLEEIGIPEDVIRFRQHLPNEMAHYAIDCWDVEVKTERYGWVEIIGIADRTDYDLKSHTEHSKEDLRVFLEYDEPKHIKKLAVKPNMGKFGPSFKGDAPKILKELEDIEAESVKQAVENEGSFKLEIGGNSYELLPEHVNFEEVSETVRGEKIFPHVIEPSYGIDRIIFSVLSHTFTEDKENDREYFKLPRDIAPVEVSVFPLLNKEELVKVALQIEDDLRLDGFIAEFDTSGTIGRRYARSDEIGVPFAVTVDHESLEDNMVTIRNRDTTEQKRIPISDISEVLDSLMNYWIEFEDL; from the coding sequence ATGAAACATGATAAAGTAATGAACATTGCAAAAAAGAGAGGCTTCCTGTGGTCTTCATTTGAGATATATGCAGGTGTTGCAGGATTTTATGATTACGGCCCTCTTGGTGCTATACTAAAAAATTCAATTATCAACAAGTGGAGAGAATATTATATCGTAAGGGAAGGTTTTTATGAAATAGAGTCTCCTACTGTAATGCCGGAGGAAGCTCTTAAAGCTTCAGGACATGTTGACAATTTCACTGATCCAATGACTGAATGTAAAGAATGTTTGGAAGTTTACAGGGCAGACCACATAATTGAAGAAGTTATAGACAAAGATGTGGAAGGTTTAAACAATGAAGAACTTACCCAGATGATCGCAGATGAGGAAATCGGATGTCCTAAATGTGGCAGTCAGTTATCTCGTGTGTGGAATTACAATTTGATGTTTCAAACACTGATTGGTGCTAAAGGTAAAAAAACAGGGTACATGCGTCCTGAAACTGCTCAAGGTATTTTTATACCATTTAAGAGGCTTCTGAGGTTCTTTAGAGGTAAATTACCATTTGGTGTAGTTCAAATTGGAAAAGCCTATCGAAATGAAATATCTCCAAGACAAGGGGTAATAAGGCTCCGTGAATTCACCCAGGCTGAAGCTGAGATTTTTGTGGATCCTAGAGATAAAACCCATAGAAAATTCCATGAAATCAAGGATAGTATGCTCAAACTTTACCCTGCAGAAATCCAGATGAATGAAGGAGAGCCAATTGAAGTATCTGTAGAAGAAGCGCTTTCAAAGAAAATAGTATCAAGTCAAATGCTTGTTTACCAGTTATATCTTGCAAGTGAGTTTCTAGAGGAAATTGGAATTCCAGAGGATGTTATAAGGTTCAGGCAGCATTTACCGAATGAGATGGCGCATTATGCAATTGACTGCTGGGATGTTGAGGTAAAAACTGAAAGGTACGGCTGGGTAGAAATAATTGGAATTGCAGATAGAACTGATTATGACCTTAAATCCCATACAGAGCACAGTAAAGAAGATCTAAGGGTCTTTTTAGAGTACGATGAACCTAAACATATCAAAAAATTGGCTGTAAAACCAAACATGGGTAAATTTGGACCTTCCTTTAAAGGTGATGCACCAAAGATACTTAAAGAGCTTGAAGATATTGAAGCTGAAAGCGTTAAGCAAGCAGTTGAAAATGAAGGGTCATTTAAACTTGAGATAGGTGGTAACTCCTATGAATTATTGCCTGAACATGTTAATTTTGAGGAAGTGAGTGAAACAGTAAGGGGAGAAAAAATATTCCCTCATGTTATAGAACCTTCATATGGTATTGACCGGATAATTTTCTCTGTACTTTCACATACATTTACAGAAGATAAAGAAAATGACAGGGAATATTTCAAATTACCGAGGGACATAGCTCCAGTTGAAGTAAGTGTTTTCCCACTTTTAAATAAAGAAGAACTTGTAAAAGTGGCGCTTCAAATAGAGGATGACCTGAGATTAGATGGTTTTATAGCGGAGTTCGATACATCTGGAACTATCGGACGAAGATATGCCCGTTCAGATGAAATAGGAGTACCATTTGCAGTAACTGTTGATCATGAATCTTTAGAGGATAATATGGTTACCATAAGAAACAGGGACACTACTGAACAGAAAAGGATTCCAATTTCAGATATCAGTGAAGTTTTAGACAGTTTAATGAATTACTGGATTGAATTTGAAGACCTTTAA
- the dcd gene encoding dCTP deaminase has translation MAILSDKHIKEYLGAGKIVIDPLDNPDIQIQPSSVDLRIGNEFKGFRIIRKPCIDPMDEADIDSYMESFYIDEGEPFIIHPGEFALATTYETIKLPDDIVARVEGRSSMGRLGVTMHVTAGYIDPGFHGRITLEISNIGKMPVALYTGQRVCQIVFETMTSPSEKPYGHPERDSKYMGQKRPESSRIKYDKDLIKKIALKRE, from the coding sequence ATGGCTATTTTAAGCGATAAACATATTAAAGAATACCTTGGTGCAGGAAAAATTGTTATAGATCCCCTTGACAATCCAGATATACAGATACAACCATCATCAGTGGATTTAAGGATAGGAAACGAGTTTAAAGGTTTTAGAATAATTAGAAAACCATGTATAGATCCAATGGATGAAGCAGATATTGATTCTTATATGGAATCTTTTTATATAGATGAAGGAGAACCTTTTATAATCCATCCTGGAGAATTTGCCCTTGCCACAACTTATGAAACCATAAAATTGCCCGACGATATAGTTGCAAGGGTTGAAGGCAGATCATCCATGGGAAGACTTGGTGTAACCATGCACGTTACAGCAGGTTATATAGACCCCGGATTCCATGGAAGGATCACACTGGAAATTTCAAATATTGGTAAAATGCCTGTAGCGCTATATACTGGGCAAAGAGTTTGCCAAATAGTCTTTGAAACCATGACATCTCCATCAGAAAAGCCGTACGGACATCCAGAAAGAGATAGCAAATATATGGGTCAAAAACGTCCAGAATCAAGTAGAATTAAATATGATAAAGATTTAATTAAAAAAATAGCTCTTAAAAGAGAGTAG
- a CDS encoding DUF1512 family protein has product MALFGLSPFDIIGILVIVLLIFLIPWIVRVRALSRVEKAALELDGMVHELENFLIKISKEKGKPILDPSDKIKGFMEFFVVPPVDLDPNGLVRKFEKILDLSEDRFKQMVKEVAPLADTETKANIVMTLKATLAINDVAKQVRHNLELGRKGNLQILLMLQMSIPLIMRVVKAQFEGAKTFSEGKPIGDGAGPIVAGLLMKDYKNEYITEIEDMFIAKKKMEERDLIIARAKGPGARVGRVGKTVRSILEKESIDKIITVDAAVKLEGEETGKVARGIGVVIGGPGVDKWAIEEEILKRNIELDAVIVKMSPEEAISNMNPKIADASVEAFELVQKLIYNSPDDANILVVGVGNSCGIKNILDDISEIEVKQDKIDEQEDKHGYFRR; this is encoded by the coding sequence ATGGCATTATTTGGGTTGAGTCCATTTGATATTATTGGGATACTGGTAATAGTTTTACTTATTTTTCTAATTCCATGGATTGTAAGGGTAAGGGCATTGTCCCGTGTTGAAAAGGCTGCACTTGAATTAGATGGTATGGTTCATGAACTGGAGAATTTTCTTATTAAAATATCTAAAGAAAAAGGAAAGCCTATTCTTGACCCTTCAGATAAAATTAAGGGATTTATGGAATTTTTTGTAGTCCCTCCAGTAGATCTTGACCCTAACGGACTCGTAAGAAAGTTCGAGAAAATCCTGGATCTAAGTGAAGACAGATTTAAACAGATGGTAAAGGAAGTAGCCCCTTTAGCCGACACGGAAACCAAAGCAAACATTGTGATGACTTTAAAAGCCACACTTGCTATTAACGATGTTGCAAAACAGGTAAGACACAATCTAGAGCTTGGAAGAAAAGGAAACTTGCAGATATTGCTGATGCTTCAAATGAGCATTCCATTAATTATGAGGGTTGTAAAAGCCCAATTTGAAGGTGCAAAAACATTTTCTGAAGGAAAACCCATTGGAGACGGTGCAGGTCCGATAGTTGCAGGTTTGCTCATGAAAGACTATAAAAATGAGTACATAACCGAGATCGAAGACATGTTCATTGCTAAAAAGAAGATGGAAGAACGTGATCTAATTATAGCTCGTGCAAAAGGTCCGGGAGCCCGCGTTGGCCGAGTTGGAAAGACAGTTCGATCTATTCTCGAAAAAGAAAGCATAGATAAAATAATAACAGTAGATGCAGCAGTCAAGCTTGAAGGAGAAGAAACAGGGAAAGTGGCACGAGGTATTGGGGTTGTAATTGGTGGCCCTGGAGTAGATAAATGGGCTATTGAAGAAGAAATTCTTAAAAGAAACATAGAACTCGATGCTGTTATTGTGAAAATGAGTCCTGAAGAGGCTATAAGCAATATGAACCCGAAGATCGCAGATGCTTCAGTTGAAGCATTTGAATTAGTGCAGAAATTAATTTATAATTCTCCTGATGATGCTAATATTCTTGTAGTTGGAGTTGGAAACAGCTGCGGGATTAAAAACATATTGGATGATATATCCGAAATAGAAGTTAAGCAAGACAAAATAGATGAGCAAGAAGACAAGCACGGTTATTTTAGAAGATAA
- a CDS encoding RNA methyltransferase gives MIYVVFVEPESPGNIGFLARTMKNFAFNDLVLINPCELKKEAYYQAMHAKDIIWNHKEYGSLKEFIEAENIDFTVGTTRMAGGSYNVSRIAVTPEQFAESLNITGNIAIVFGREGNGLYNEEIALCDVVVTIPTNDEYPVLNISHAAAIVLYELFKREKNYPREELEVALKSEKELLIEEMDELIKYTGYPEHKMKTASTVFKNIIGRAFISGREAHTLIGTLRRLGLKLKE, from the coding sequence ATGATTTATGTAGTTTTTGTTGAACCAGAATCTCCAGGAAACATAGGTTTTCTTGCAAGGACCATGAAAAATTTTGCGTTCAACGATTTGGTGCTTATTAATCCATGCGAATTAAAAAAAGAAGCTTATTATCAGGCAATGCATGCAAAGGATATTATATGGAATCATAAAGAATATGGTTCCCTTAAAGAATTCATTGAAGCTGAAAATATAGATTTTACAGTTGGTACAACACGTATGGCCGGCGGGAGTTACAATGTTTCAAGGATTGCGGTTACACCTGAGCAGTTTGCAGAATCATTAAATATAACTGGAAATATTGCCATAGTATTTGGGAGAGAAGGTAATGGTCTCTATAATGAAGAGATAGCCCTTTGTGATGTGGTTGTAACCATTCCTACAAACGATGAATATCCAGTACTAAACATTTCACACGCTGCAGCAATTGTACTGTATGAATTATTTAAAAGAGAAAAGAATTATCCTCGAGAAGAACTGGAAGTAGCTTTAAAATCTGAAAAAGAACTTTTAATTGAGGAAATGGATGAATTAATTAAATATACAGGTTACCCTGAACATAAAATGAAAACAGCATCTACAGTTTTTAAAAATATTATAGGTAGAGCATTCATCTCTGGAAGGGAAGCACACACATTGATAGGGACTTTAAGAAGGTTAGGGCTGAAATTAAAAGAATAA
- the tfrB gene encoding fumarate reductase (CoM/CoB) subunit TfrB, which produces MIAIKVLRYDPAKDEKPYYETYEVEETEKMKVLDALNYINHKYGAGIAYRCSCRAGQCGSCALKVNGEVKLACKAEIEDNAVIEPLDFDVLKDLVVDRSEIENKIKKMKLSLGGDEVPQDSEMCLEILKPEQYEDSKKLRGCIECFSCLSACPVVNETSAEYAGPYFMRDISKFALDPRNKEERAKLGFDEGLYCCTTCGKCAEVCPKEISTVGGAIEKLREIACREGVGPLPAHKEVRELIARTGRSVELLDEGFIKAVSGENKEKSNIAFFTGCLVDYRQQEVGFALLKVLENHNIDIVVPEDQVCCGSPMIRTGQTDIVKELALKNKEVFKDYDTIITVCAGCGATLKKDYPKLGVNFNVVDISEFLIDNLNTEDMKPLNMKVTYHDPCHLNRVQGINKEPREILKKIKGLELVEMEKPNQCCGAGGGVRAGKPEIAAELGKEKAEMIKKLDVDAVVTICPFCQINIETELKKEGMDIPVLNILKLLEMAYEK; this is translated from the coding sequence ATGATAGCAATTAAAGTTTTAAGATATGATCCAGCTAAAGACGAAAAGCCATACTATGAAACCTATGAAGTTGAGGAAACGGAAAAAATGAAAGTCCTTGACGCTTTAAACTATATCAACCATAAATACGGTGCAGGTATAGCTTACAGGTGTTCATGTAGGGCTGGGCAGTGTGGATCATGCGCTTTAAAGGTAAACGGCGAAGTTAAACTGGCATGTAAGGCTGAAATAGAGGACAATGCAGTTATTGAACCTCTCGATTTTGACGTTTTAAAGGACCTGGTTGTAGATCGAAGCGAAATTGAAAACAAGATCAAAAAGATGAAACTCTCTTTAGGGGGAGATGAAGTACCTCAAGACAGCGAAATGTGTCTTGAAATCTTAAAACCAGAACAATATGAAGATTCAAAGAAATTAAGAGGATGTATAGAATGTTTCTCATGTCTATCTGCATGTCCTGTTGTAAATGAAACATCTGCTGAATATGCAGGCCCTTACTTCATGCGCGACATCTCAAAATTTGCCCTTGATCCACGTAATAAGGAAGAACGGGCTAAACTTGGATTTGATGAGGGCCTTTACTGTTGTACCACCTGTGGGAAATGTGCAGAAGTATGCCCGAAGGAAATAAGTACTGTAGGTGGGGCAATTGAGAAGTTAAGGGAAATTGCGTGCCGTGAAGGTGTAGGCCCTCTCCCAGCGCATAAAGAAGTCAGGGAATTAATTGCACGTACTGGAAGGTCTGTAGAACTTTTAGATGAAGGATTTATTAAAGCAGTTTCTGGTGAAAATAAAGAAAAATCAAATATAGCATTCTTTACAGGCTGTCTTGTGGACTACAGGCAGCAGGAAGTAGGGTTTGCACTGCTTAAAGTTTTAGAAAACCACAACATTGATATTGTGGTTCCTGAAGACCAGGTGTGCTGCGGTTCTCCAATGATTAGAACAGGGCAGACTGACATCGTAAAAGAGCTGGCTTTAAAAAATAAGGAAGTTTTCAAAGATTACGACACAATAATAACTGTGTGTGCAGGCTGCGGTGCAACTTTAAAGAAAGATTACCCTAAATTGGGTGTTAACTTCAACGTGGTTGATATCAGTGAATTTCTGATTGATAACTTAAATACTGAGGATATGAAGCCTTTAAATATGAAGGTAACTTACCATGACCCGTGTCACCTCAATAGAGTCCAAGGAATCAATAAAGAGCCCCGTGAAATTTTAAAGAAAATTAAAGGACTGGAACTCGTAGAAATGGAAAAACCAAACCAGTGCTGTGGTGCTGGTGGGGGTGTACGTGCCGGAAAACCTGAAATTGCAGCAGAGTTAGGTAAGGAAAAGGCAGAAATGATTAAAAAACTTGACGTGGACGCCGTTGTAACAATCTGTCCATTCTGCCAGATCAACATAGAGACTGAACTCAAAAAAGAGGGTATGGATATCCCTGTATTAAACATTTTAAAACTTCTTGAAATGGCTTATGAAAAATAA
- a CDS encoding cobalamin B12-binding domain-containing protein, with translation MYEFKEETGSFFELARQYLNLLLNGDNYAAVQMIMEAVKNNIDVKDIYLHVFEPSQHEIGRLWQKNQISIAQEHFCTAVTQNIMSQLYPHIYKSEKNGYKMITTCVSGELHEIGARMVSDFFEMEGWDTYYLGANMSTKSIIETIIELKPDLILISATINSHVGAVADLIKQIRSLNVKNLKIIVGGRLFNISPSLWEKVGADCYASNALESIFVAKKLLNIKSVNKEEF, from the coding sequence ATGTATGAATTTAAAGAGGAAACAGGTTCCTTTTTTGAACTTGCTAGACAATACCTTAACTTATTATTAAACGGAGATAATTATGCAGCTGTTCAAATGATTATGGAGGCTGTAAAAAATAATATTGATGTTAAAGACATTTATCTTCATGTTTTTGAGCCTTCACAGCATGAAATTGGCAGATTATGGCAAAAGAACCAGATAAGTATAGCTCAAGAACATTTTTGCACTGCTGTTACCCAGAATATAATGTCTCAACTTTATCCCCACATTTATAAAAGTGAAAAAAATGGTTATAAAATGATTACTACATGTGTAAGTGGAGAACTGCACGAAATTGGAGCTCGTATGGTTTCTGATTTTTTTGAGATGGAAGGATGGGATACATATTATTTAGGCGCTAATATGTCAACTAAAAGCATAATAGAAACCATTATTGAACTTAAACCGGATTTAATTCTTATTTCAGCTACAATTAATTCGCATGTTGGTGCTGTCGCTGATTTAATTAAACAGATTAGATCATTAAATGTTAAAAATTTAAAAATTATCGTTGGAGGGCGGCTTTTTAATATATCCCCATCATTATGGGAAAAAGTTGGTGCTGATTGTTATGCTTCTAACGCGTTAGAATCTATTTTTGTAGCTAAAAAATTATTAAATATTAAATCTGTTAATAAGGAGGAATTTTAA